One genomic window of Helicobacter canis includes the following:
- a CDS encoding DedA family protein, with protein MNDIIHFIVDTVGALGYVGVFCMMFLESSFFPFPSEVVMIPAGYLVYKGSMDMSLALLAGAAGSLAGAVFNYVLALYFGRAFVVRFGKYVFFSEQTMAKMEGYFSRHGEISTFLGRLIPGVRQYISLPAGLAKMNLWKFSIYTTLGALIWITILAVFGYYVGEVFGDDLSASGIANVLIDKATTFDIRKSLHLIVLSTLGAVAVIALVYILWYRRKRKNA; from the coding sequence ATGAATGACATAATCCACTTCATCGTAGATACAGTTGGTGCGCTTGGGTATGTAGGCGTATTTTGTATGATGTTTTTAGAATCCAGTTTTTTCCCTTTTCCATCAGAGGTGGTGATGATCCCAGCAGGCTATCTTGTGTATAAAGGCTCTATGGATATGAGCTTGGCACTTTTGGCTGGGGCAGCAGGAAGCCTTGCAGGAGCGGTGTTTAACTATGTCTTGGCACTATATTTTGGGCGTGCATTTGTGGTGCGATTTGGGAAGTATGTGTTTTTTAGCGAGCAGACGATGGCAAAAATGGAGGGCTACTTCTCGCGGCACGGAGAGATTAGCACATTTTTAGGGCGTTTGATCCCGGGCGTTCGGCAGTATATCTCTCTGCCCGCTGGCTTGGCAAAGATGAATCTCTGGAAATTTAGCATTTATACAACACTTGGTGCGCTTATTTGGATCACCATTTTAGCGGTGTTTGGCTACTATGTGGGCGAAGTGTTTGGCGATGATTTGAGTGCAAGCGGGATTGCCAATGTCCTAATCGATAAAGCCACGACTTTTGATATTAGAAAGTCCTTACACCTAATCGTGCTATCCACCCTTGGAGCAGTCGCAGTGATCGCTCTAGTATATATCCTATGGTATAGGAGAAAGCGCAAAAATGCCTAG
- the pyrF gene encoding orotidine-5'-phosphate decarboxylase, which translates to MPSHPRVSAPQLVIALDLPNLDENLALARIIYDNPKRENIWLKVGLRAFIRDGAKGIEKIKKTSGAKIFLDLKLYDIPNTMADAAKECAHLGIDMMTIHASAGLEGMRAVMQSIATNAPNMKVMAVSALTSFDDESFYAVYGKKVDSGVRDLSALASQAGVSGMVCSVLESRAIKATHSNLLTLTPGIRPQSQAKPDDQKRTATIAQAVQAQADFLVIGRPIYTAQDPQAAIESALMQIDSAYTAQGL; encoded by the coding sequence ATGCCTAGCCACCCTAGAGTCTCTGCACCCCAGCTTGTCATAGCCCTAGATCTCCCAAATCTAGATGAAAATCTCGCGCTAGCACGCATTATCTATGATAATCCAAAGCGCGAAAATATCTGGCTCAAAGTGGGCTTACGCGCCTTTATCCGTGATGGTGCAAAAGGCATTGAGAAGATCAAAAAGACAAGCGGGGCAAAAATATTTCTAGACCTTAAGCTCTATGATATTCCCAACACAATGGCAGATGCAGCCAAAGAATGCGCACATTTAGGCATAGATATGATGACAATCCACGCAAGCGCGGGGCTAGAGGGTATGCGTGCGGTTATGCAAAGTATCGCTACAAATGCGCCAAATATGAAAGTAATGGCAGTAAGCGCGCTAACAAGCTTTGATGATGAGAGCTTTTATGCAGTGTATGGGAAAAAAGTGGATTCTGGGGTGCGGGATTTAAGCGCACTTGCAAGCCAAGCAGGCGTGAGCGGTATGGTCTGCTCTGTGCTAGAATCTCGCGCGATCAAAGCCACACATAGCAATCTACTTACCCTAACCCCCGGGATCCGCCCCCAAAGCCAAGCAAAGCCAGATGATCAAAAGCGCACCGCCACAATCGCGCAAGCCGTGCAGGCACAAGCAGATTTTCTTGTCATCGGTCGCCCTATTTACACCGCGCAAGATCCGCAAGCTGCCATAGAATCTGCTCTTATGCAAATAGATAGTGCCTACACAGCACAAGGCTTATGA
- the panC gene encoding pantoate--beta-alanine ligase: MMNAPILRTKNELLAFINKLDSRQDLGLVPTMGALHNGHKSLIQASIQDNPHTIVSIFVNPTQFAPNEDLSTYPRSLEQDYALCDALGVSAVFAPSVEEMYPSAQGAGALCDSALDEVRLLPPKSMGYVLEGFARPTHFAGVLQVVLKLFMLTRANNAYFGQKDAQQLLLIKRMVRDLCLPICIHGCPIVRDEFGLALSSRNAYLSDEERVQALRLHQALESIKQAYNQGITAAKELQNIGIKVLNNMDIEYLEIIDENLALIEDLRQGGGACIVVLVVRVGRVRLLDNLWLEPN; encoded by the coding sequence ATGATGAATGCCCCCATTTTGCGCACCAAAAACGAGCTACTAGCATTTATCAACAAGCTAGATTCTAGGCAAGATCTAGGGCTTGTGCCGACTATGGGGGCATTACACAATGGACATAAATCCCTAATCCAAGCCAGCATACAAGATAATCCCCACACCATTGTCTCAATTTTTGTCAATCCCACGCAATTTGCCCCTAATGAAGATCTCTCCACCTATCCTAGAAGCCTAGAGCAAGATTACGCGCTTTGCGATGCGCTTGGGGTGAGCGCGGTATTTGCCCCAAGTGTGGAGGAGATGTATCCTAGCGCGCAAGGGGCAGGTGCTTTGTGTGATAGTGCGCTAGATGAAGTGCGCTTGCTACCGCCAAAGTCTATGGGCTATGTGCTAGAGGGCTTTGCGCGTCCTACGCATTTTGCCGGTGTGCTACAAGTGGTGCTAAAGCTCTTTATGCTTACCCGCGCTAATAACGCCTATTTTGGGCAAAAGGACGCGCAGCAGCTCCTACTTATCAAGCGTATGGTGCGCGATTTATGCCTGCCTATTTGCATACACGGCTGTCCCATTGTGCGCGATGAGTTTGGGCTAGCCCTTAGCTCGCGCAATGCGTATTTGAGCGATGAAGAGCGCGTGCAGGCATTGCGCCTACATCAAGCACTAGAATCTATCAAGCAAGCCTACAATCAAGGCATAACAGCCGCTAAAGAGCTGCAAAACATAGGCATAAAAGTGCTAAATAATATGGATATAGAATATCTTGAAATCATCGATGAGAATCTAGCTCTTATAGAGGATTTGCGCCAAGGTGGTGGGGCGTGCATTGTCGTGCTAGTCGTAAGAGTCGGGCGCGTGAGACTGCTAGATAATCTCTGGCTAGAGCCCAACTAG
- a CDS encoding Opr family porin, with the protein MKKVFSVICGVSLLAQVALGFESIDEALKNGVSKGDVILYGNYVGLQKGGATTIGDESLGLAHYAYLGNLGYLMGNVGLSYTSGFYKNFRASIGFRAVASFYDAHTGFFPPTGGKGDTKADFFNHNQAAIAESFIEYFDGDTSLKTGRIAIANDWVNVLSDGVWLRNRSFEKLLLEAFWVNDFGRIDYYQMTRFYRPTKIGLYHTGLKYYILNDALSARIYTYFAPPIFTAIGGRIDGKISFLDFDLKGNVGYAYSIEHKNSLPTSDLINAGKDGNALYAQASFGLPNVFDIAVGYIHTGKEAGWGSLAIMGNSIDPFFIWGGRVLKTQPNVNLIYAKLATKVERFNFLITYGASFYDYVSSTKITKANQNELNLAMEIGFTRNVIGVINVLNTHLDSLGVPTMTQVNGGLRLTF; encoded by the coding sequence ATGAAAAAAGTCTTTTCTGTGATATGTGGGGTAAGTCTTTTAGCGCAGGTGGCTTTGGGATTTGAGAGCATTGATGAAGCCTTGAAAAATGGCGTGAGTAAGGGCGATGTGATTTTATATGGGAATTATGTGGGCTTGCAAAAAGGCGGTGCTACGACCATAGGCGATGAGTCTTTGGGACTTGCGCATTATGCCTACTTGGGGAATCTAGGCTATCTTATGGGCAATGTAGGGCTAAGCTATACTTCTGGATTCTATAAAAATTTTCGCGCTTCTATCGGCTTTCGCGCGGTGGCGTCATTTTATGATGCACATACCGGATTTTTCCCCCCCACTGGTGGTAAAGGCGATACCAAGGCAGATTTTTTCAACCACAACCAAGCTGCCATAGCAGAATCCTTTATCGAGTATTTTGATGGCGATACGAGCCTAAAAACAGGGCGCATAGCCATCGCAAATGATTGGGTCAATGTCCTTAGCGATGGTGTCTGGCTACGCAATCGCTCCTTTGAAAAGCTCTTGCTTGAAGCATTTTGGGTCAATGATTTTGGACGCATTGATTACTATCAAATGACTAGATTCTACCGCCCTACCAAAATCGGGCTTTATCACACAGGCTTAAAATACTATATCCTAAATGATGCCCTAAGTGCTAGGATCTACACTTACTTCGCACCGCCGATTTTCACAGCTATTGGCGGTAGGATCGATGGCAAAATCTCGTTTTTGGACTTTGACTTGAAGGGCAATGTAGGCTATGCATATAGTATCGAGCATAAAAACTCTCTCCCCACAAGCGATCTCATCAACGCCGGCAAAGATGGCAACGCCTTGTATGCGCAAGCATCTTTTGGACTGCCCAATGTCTTTGACATAGCAGTAGGCTATATCCACACAGGCAAAGAAGCCGGCTGGGGGAGTCTGGCGATTATGGGCAATAGCATTGATCCGTTTTTCATCTGGGGTGGCAGAGTGCTAAAAACACAGCCAAATGTCAATCTCATCTATGCCAAACTTGCCACGAAAGTTGAGCGGTTTAACTTCCTTATCACCTATGGGGCGAGCTTCTATGACTATGTCTCTAGCACCAAAATCACTAAAGCTAATCAAAATGAGCTAAATCTCGCTATGGAAATAGGCTTCACGCGCAATGTCATAGGTGTAATCAATGTGCTAAACACGCATTTAGATTCTCTAGGTGTGCCGACTATGACGCAGGTGAATGGCGGCTTGCGGCTGACATTTTAG
- a CDS encoding TolC family protein, protein MRNFVYLGLWILGFSSLQAALLPDFTLDDISNAPHSSKKAKPSPTTLDQPKSPLESNLPTPADKARNTAEEVTFEQAYALLLETSDAIKAQDLSVDRAKKLALGAKLSFLPEINASVFYTHLDRKIQEQLPMDTSSIPPALSQQFAPLLSALNQPIVLLDQNIIIGALTMIYPLYTGGARIQGSKIAAIAHKDAKEALRLKKLSSFEELANVYYGAVLAENLAQVLAQSSQATKQHYANALALEKSGQIARVEVLAAQVAHDKSLNALSQAQNAATIASLTLNSTLSSQNLAPIDTLKLAEKPLPPESIFIQKTLASYPVLTSLDLKVQSAKEAKTLALAPFLPQIVGFGAVYANNANHALIMRAIPTWHIGVAANLSLITPKARIQHYQAAKLTQLEMQSLANQARKDITLLVKNTYKQALYAQEEYKSRMSSINLAKENLKLQENAFKQGLATSMQVIDAQNALQNALIEQQTSAYKAIIALARLFALSDDIEGFYPYRQ, encoded by the coding sequence ATGCGTAATTTTGTGTATTTGGGACTTTGGATTCTAGGATTTTCTTCTCTTCAAGCAGCACTTTTACCAGATTTCACGCTAGATGACATAAGCAATGCCCCACACAGCAGCAAAAAAGCCAAGCCTAGCCCCACCACCCTAGATCAGCCAAAAAGCCCCCTAGAATCCAATCTCCCCACGCCGGCAGACAAGGCACGCAACACGGCAGAAGAAGTTACATTTGAGCAGGCATACGCCTTGCTTTTAGAAACAAGCGATGCCATAAAGGCGCAGGATTTAAGCGTAGATCGCGCTAAAAAGCTTGCCCTAGGGGCAAAGCTTAGCTTTCTCCCAGAGATCAATGCAAGCGTGTTTTATACGCATTTAGATAGAAAGATCCAAGAGCAGCTCCCTATGGATACTAGCTCTATCCCGCCAGCTTTGTCCCAGCAGTTCGCACCCTTGCTTAGTGCGCTGAATCAGCCCATTGTCTTGCTTGATCAAAATATCATCATAGGCGCGCTTACAATGATCTATCCACTCTACACAGGTGGAGCTAGGATACAGGGTAGTAAAATCGCCGCCATAGCCCACAAAGACGCCAAAGAAGCCCTAAGGCTTAAAAAGCTATCAAGCTTTGAAGAGCTAGCAAATGTGTATTATGGCGCGGTGCTAGCAGAGAATCTTGCCCAAGTGCTTGCACAAAGTAGCCAAGCGACCAAGCAGCACTATGCAAATGCCCTAGCCTTAGAAAAAAGCGGGCAAATCGCACGCGTAGAAGTGCTAGCCGCACAAGTCGCACACGATAAAAGCCTAAATGCCCTAAGCCAAGCGCAAAATGCCGCGACAATCGCTTCTCTCACGCTAAACTCCACGCTCTCAAGCCAGAATCTAGCCCCGATAGATACACTAAAGCTAGCAGAAAAGCCCCTCCCACCAGAATCCATATTTATACAAAAAACCCTAGCAAGCTATCCAGTGCTAACTTCACTTGACCTAAAAGTCCAAAGCGCAAAAGAGGCTAAAACCCTAGCCCTAGCTCCCTTCCTCCCGCAGATTGTGGGCTTTGGGGCGGTGTATGCTAATAATGCCAATCACGCGCTTATTATGCGTGCTATCCCCACTTGGCATATCGGTGTCGCGGCAAATCTCTCACTCATCACCCCAAAGGCTAGGATCCAGCACTATCAAGCCGCCAAGCTCACCCAGCTTGAGATGCAATCCCTTGCCAATCAAGCGCGCAAAGACATCACACTCCTTGTGAAAAACACCTACAAGCAAGCCCTATACGCCCAAGAAGAATACAAAAGCAGAATGTCTTCTATCAATCTCGCCAAAGAGAATCTAAAGCTCCAAGAAAATGCCTTCAAACAAGGGCTTGCTACAAGTATGCAAGTAATCGATGCGCAAAATGCCCTACAAAATGCCCTTATCGAGCAGCAAACTTCCGCGTATAAGGCTATCATCGCACTTGCTAGGCTCTTTGCACTAAGCGATGATATAGAGGGCTTTTATCCATATAGGCAGTAG
- a CDS encoding HlyD family secretion protein, which translates to MKKYVEISFIAALSLLLLIWLAVSFYKAYQPKPQLIQGQIQAKQYSVSSKLAGRVGSILVKKGDKVQKGDLIFTIDSPEVQAKLEQAKAGYEAAKALSQETNKGARVETIISAKDMYNSAKAMRELTEKTYTRIQDLYKNGVVSLQRRDEAYTAYQNAKYAENTALQQYKIALDGASHETKVAAKQKELAAAGQLDEVQAYIHDMQAYAPATAEVSNILLSEGELSPTGFPVVMLVDNTQAWLNLSVTEEYLPRFSVGSEFSAFVPALQKDVRFKVRYVAALGDFATWRATSSSKGYDLRSFEIEAQPLEHIGEFRIGYSAIVRLEPN; encoded by the coding sequence ATGAAAAAATATGTCGAAATCAGCTTCATCGCCGCCCTCTCTCTTCTTCTCCTAATTTGGCTTGCTGTAAGCTTCTACAAAGCCTATCAGCCTAAGCCCCAGCTTATCCAAGGGCAAATCCAAGCCAAGCAATATAGCGTAAGCTCTAAGCTTGCTGGGCGTGTGGGGTCGATTTTGGTCAAAAAGGGCGATAAGGTGCAAAAGGGGGATTTGATCTTCACTATCGACTCCCCAGAGGTGCAAGCAAAGCTAGAGCAAGCAAAGGCAGGCTATGAGGCTGCTAAAGCCCTATCCCAAGAGACTAACAAAGGAGCTAGAGTAGAGACAATCATCTCCGCAAAGGATATGTATAATAGTGCCAAGGCTATGCGCGAGCTTACAGAAAAGACCTACACACGCATACAAGATCTATACAAAAATGGCGTAGTAAGCTTGCAAAGACGCGATGAAGCCTACACAGCCTACCAAAACGCCAAATACGCCGAAAACACCGCCTTGCAGCAGTATAAAATCGCCCTAGATGGCGCGAGCCACGAGACAAAAGTCGCCGCCAAGCAAAAGGAGCTTGCCGCAGCAGGGCAGCTTGATGAAGTGCAAGCCTATATCCACGATATGCAAGCCTATGCCCCAGCCACCGCAGAAGTAAGCAATATTCTCTTAAGCGAGGGTGAGCTAAGTCCCACAGGGTTTCCTGTGGTTATGCTTGTGGATAACACACAAGCGTGGCTCAATCTTAGCGTTACAGAAGAGTATCTTCCGCGCTTTAGTGTAGGGAGTGAATTTAGCGCGTTTGTCCCAGCCCTGCAAAAAGATGTGCGCTTTAAGGTGCGCTATGTAGCGGCATTGGGCGACTTTGCCACTTGGAGAGCGACCTCTAGCTCTAAGGGCTATGATTTGCGCAGCTTTGAGATAGAAGCACAGCCGCTAGAGCATATCGGGGAGTTTCGCATAGGATATAGCGCGATTGTGCGCCTAGAGCCCAACTAG
- a CDS encoding ABC transporter permease — protein MQAYFFKKLRQFWLYLSRHIVLLLIYVVLPLLLAWFIYAVFMASLPRDLAIGAVDFDKSPSSKEALFMIDSSAAVHIRHIYPSIEAAKQDLATSAIYALVVIPHSYESNLKRSINAQITLYYNAQFVLIGKSIATALTQVVGTLNAKQWSAKNLIKDENLQLAISKSMPIFSQIIPLYNASNNYAQFMLTLLLPCMLQILSALAMIHLLKNRPTSVSSVFMRYGFNTLVFGFWGVCMLTLLQNLGYELRGSFLLLVAGTLLLVACVNAVVVFVQSILLDMKKAIGFVAIYTAPSLAFAGVTYPQASMNFFALFWSKFLPISYYMELYIQQANYGGSVGFGLGIMGEMLWFLLFLALGVMIYHLRLFSSNPIIKSLSKSPSKSLSKPFGKRSAL, from the coding sequence ATGCAAGCATATTTCTTCAAAAAATTACGGCAATTTTGGCTCTATCTCTCGCGCCATATTGTGCTTTTGCTTATTTATGTGGTTTTGCCGCTACTTTTGGCGTGGTTTATCTATGCGGTGTTTATGGCATCGCTACCAAGAGATCTCGCCATAGGGGCAGTGGATTTTGACAAAAGCCCTTCTAGCAAGGAAGCTCTTTTTATGATTGATTCTTCTGCGGCAGTGCATATAAGGCACATCTATCCAAGTATAGAAGCAGCCAAGCAAGATTTAGCCACAAGCGCGATCTATGCCCTTGTGGTGATCCCACACTCCTATGAGTCCAATCTCAAACGCTCTATCAATGCACAAATCACACTCTACTACAATGCGCAATTTGTGCTTATAGGCAAATCTATCGCCACTGCGCTCACACAAGTAGTAGGCACACTCAATGCCAAGCAATGGAGTGCGAAAAACTTGATTAAAGATGAGAATCTACAACTTGCCATTAGCAAGTCTATGCCGATTTTTTCACAAATTATCCCCCTGTATAACGCCAGCAACAACTACGCGCAATTTATGCTTACACTCTTGCTGCCCTGTATGCTACAAATCCTAAGTGCGCTAGCGATGATCCACCTACTCAAAAATCGCCCCACAAGTGTATCTAGCGTGTTTATGCGCTATGGGTTTAATACGCTTGTGTTTGGATTCTGGGGGGTATGTATGCTAACGCTCTTGCAAAACTTAGGCTATGAGCTTAGGGGGAGCTTTTTGCTACTTGTGGCAGGGACGCTGCTGCTTGTAGCGTGTGTGAATGCTGTGGTAGTCTTTGTGCAATCTATCTTACTTGATATGAAAAAGGCTATTGGCTTTGTGGCTATCTATACTGCGCCTTCTCTGGCTTTTGCCGGGGTTACTTACCCGCAAGCTTCGATGAATTTTTTCGCGCTTTTTTGGAGTAAATTTCTGCCCATATCCTACTATATGGAGCTATATATCCAGCAAGCAAACTACGGCGGAAGCGTGGGCTTTGGGCTTGGGATTATGGGGGAGATGTTGTGGTTTTTGCTCTTTTTAGCCCTTGGGGTTATGATCTATCATCTGCGACTTTTTAGCAGTAATCCTATCATTAAATCTCTCTCAAAATCTCCGTCAAAATCTCTGTCAAAACCTTTTGGCAAACGGAGTGCGCTATGA
- a CDS encoding ABC transporter permease, which translates to MSFLSLVLEEYKAIFSNKLVVMVVIIGSLVYGLLYPMPYMNDIVRKQRLVIIDEDSSALSKRLIFLVSSTREIALVREVSSIDEAKWLIESFEADGALYIPKGFEANAKKGVGSVVSYMGNASYFLVYGAIAEGVHKAIDELSDELRKARDPNLLDTELVSLQAIPLYNPSLGYTNYALAAVLVFILHQTAIAGSGILSAYQNRIRIRATAKKDYQALQHYSNYASAWKIVSARILAFTGIYCVLFGLYFGVLFPLFGVSHIASLSDFWCFAIIFIASCVASGVLLGVSLEDESLPTQVIFVSSMPLVFILGFIWPSELLPQFLQDLSVMIPAYHGVRGFISLNQMGASFASVAPHFFALFGLFGLCFVASIIVLHKRQKQACLLCKKP; encoded by the coding sequence ATGAGCTTTTTGTCCCTTGTGCTAGAAGAGTATAAAGCCATTTTTAGCAATAAACTTGTCGTAATGGTCGTGATCATCGGCTCACTTGTGTATGGACTGCTCTATCCTATGCCTTATATGAATGATATTGTCCGCAAGCAGCGACTTGTCATCATTGATGAAGATTCTAGCGCGCTATCAAAGCGGCTGATTTTTCTTGTTAGCAGCACAAGAGAAATCGCGCTAGTGCGTGAGGTTAGCTCCATTGATGAAGCTAAGTGGTTGATTGAAAGCTTTGAAGCTGATGGCGCACTCTATATCCCTAAAGGCTTTGAAGCAAACGCGAAAAAGGGCGTTGGCAGTGTCGTATCCTATATGGGCAATGCCTCTTACTTCCTCGTGTATGGGGCGATCGCAGAGGGCGTGCATAAGGCAATCGATGAGCTAAGCGATGAGCTAAGAAAAGCTCGCGACCCAAATTTGCTTGATACAGAGCTTGTAAGCTTGCAGGCTATCCCTTTATACAATCCAAGCCTAGGCTATACCAACTACGCCCTAGCTGCGGTGCTAGTCTTTATCCTGCACCAAACTGCCATAGCAGGCAGCGGTATCCTAAGCGCGTATCAAAACAGAATCCGCATCCGCGCAACTGCTAAAAAAGACTACCAAGCCTTGCAGCATTATAGCAACTACGCTAGTGCGTGGAAGATCGTAAGTGCTAGAATCCTAGCTTTCACAGGGATTTATTGCGTGCTGTTTGGTTTGTATTTTGGGGTGCTTTTCCCACTTTTTGGGGTGAGTCATATCGCAAGCTTGAGTGATTTTTGGTGCTTTGCGATTATATTTATCGCAAGCTGTGTGGCTAGCGGCGTGCTTTTGGGGGTTAGCTTAGAAGATGAGAGCTTGCCTACGCAAGTGATCTTTGTCTCTTCTATGCCTTTGGTGTTTATTTTGGGCTTTATTTGGCCCAGTGAGCTGCTACCGCAATTTTTGCAAGATCTAAGCGTTATGATCCCAGCCTACCACGGCGTTAGAGGATTTATCAGCCTAAATCAAATGGGCGCGAGCTTTGCAAGTGTGGCTCCACATTTTTTCGCGCTATTTGGGCTATTTGGGCTGTGCTTTGTAGCGAGCATTATCGTGCTACACAAACGCCAGAAACAAGCGTGCCTACTATGCAAGAAGCCATAA
- a CDS encoding tRNA-dihydrouridine synthase, translated as MEKNVRFYSKPLLDFTSTKLFLAPLAGYTDLPFRSVVKRFGVDITVSEMISSHALAFSSAKTLKMLQKSPLETPYSVQIAGSKQEIIQKAIAVLNTQEGIDIVDFNCGCPAPKVANHGNGSGLLQDLPKLVELLKLIKEQSKTPYTSVKVRLGFDEKIPTEIAHALNDAPIDFVVVHGRTRKDGYKKEKIDYQAIAQMKKILRHPLIANGEIDSVAKAQSVLQETGANGVMIGRAALTSPWIFWQIRHNTTALPAMVKKDLVLEHFDAMVEFYGDRGVVMFRKNLHAYAKGHDGASAFRNVVNTITSPIEMRQSIEEFFATSVLEWGSAELVHFNKRSV; from the coding sequence ATGGAGAAAAATGTGCGCTTCTATTCTAAACCACTCTTAGATTTTACTAGCACTAAGCTCTTTCTAGCCCCGCTTGCTGGCTATACGGATCTGCCCTTTCGCTCGGTGGTCAAACGCTTTGGCGTAGATATTACAGTGAGTGAGATGATAAGCTCCCACGCGCTTGCATTCTCTAGTGCTAAAACGCTCAAAATGCTCCAAAAATCCCCCCTAGAGACACCTTATAGCGTGCAAATTGCCGGCTCAAAGCAAGAGATTATCCAAAAAGCCATAGCCGTGCTAAACACCCAAGAGGGCATTGATATTGTGGATTTTAACTGCGGCTGCCCAGCTCCCAAAGTCGCTAATCACGGCAATGGCAGCGGACTTTTGCAGGATCTGCCTAAGCTTGTAGAGCTGCTCAAACTCATTAAAGAGCAGAGCAAGACACCTTATACAAGTGTCAAAGTGCGGCTAGGCTTTGATGAGAAGATCCCCACTGAAATCGCTCACGCGCTTAATGATGCGCCCATAGATTTTGTCGTAGTGCATGGCAGGACGCGCAAAGATGGCTACAAAAAGGAGAAAATCGACTACCAAGCCATAGCCCAGATGAAAAAGATCTTGCGCCACCCACTCATCGCCAATGGCGAGATCGACTCTGTGGCAAAGGCGCAATCTGTCCTGCAAGAAACAGGCGCAAATGGCGTGATGATAGGGCGAGCCGCGCTCACTAGCCCGTGGATCTTCTGGCAGATCCGCCATAACACCACCGCGCTTCCTGCAATGGTGAAAAAGGACTTAGTGCTAGAGCATTTTGATGCGATGGTGGAGTTCTACGGCGATAGGGGTGTGGTGATGTTTAGAAAAAATCTCCACGCCTATGCCAAGGGGCACGATGGCGCAAGTGCTTTCCGCAATGTGGTAAATACCATCACAAGCCCCATAGAAATGCGACAGAGTATTGAAGAGTTTTTTGCGACAAGTGTGCTAGAGTGGGGAAGCGCGGAGCTTGTGCATTTCAACAAAAGAAGCGTGTAA
- the gatA gene encoding Asp-tRNA(Asn)/Glu-tRNA(Gln) amidotransferase subunit GatA, translating into MTLAQALSLPKEEQQALQSSLEAKAKSQAAIELNAYIDFSSDNHSGVPILIKDNINVKGWEITCASKILQGYVAPYNATAITRLRANGMSAFGRANMDEFAMGSTTESSCYGRTKNPKDPTRVPGGSSGGSAAAVAGGYAIAALGSDTGGSIRQPAGYCGCVGLKPTYGRVSRYGLVAYSSSLDCIGPITQNVEDCAILLDAISGYDELDSTSAKLPPLQSFSKLDRDKCFTIAVLNDFLKDADPAIAKAYEDTIKLLEKSGHTIVPATMLDTSLHISTYYIICTAEASSNLARFDGVRYGNRVDSSGLKDLYINTRSQGFGREVKNRILLGSFVLSSGYYDAYYLKAQKMRSLIKQQYAQIFEQADLILSPVSPSIAPKFRASQSPLEMYLSDIYTIGVNLAGLPAISLPVGESQGLPIGMQLIGRAYDEQSVLDCAYGLESQLA; encoded by the coding sequence ATGACACTAGCCCAAGCCCTATCTCTCCCTAAAGAAGAGCAGCAAGCTCTACAATCCAGCCTAGAAGCCAAGGCTAAATCCCAAGCCGCTATCGAGCTTAATGCCTATATTGATTTTTCTAGCGATAATCACAGCGGCGTGCCAATTTTGATCAAAGACAATATCAATGTCAAAGGCTGGGAGATCACTTGTGCGAGCAAGATCCTACAAGGCTATGTCGCGCCATATAACGCCACGGCGATCACGCGCTTGCGTGCTAATGGTATGAGCGCGTTTGGGCGGGCAAATATGGACGAATTTGCTATGGGCAGCACGACAGAATCTAGCTGCTATGGACGCACCAAAAACCCCAAAGACCCCACGCGCGTGCCCGGCGGCAGCTCTGGGGGCAGTGCCGCAGCAGTGGCTGGGGGCTATGCGATCGCCGCGCTTGGGAGTGATACAGGCGGCTCGATCCGCCAGCCTGCTGGGTATTGCGGCTGTGTGGGGCTTAAGCCCACTTATGGGCGCGTGAGCCGCTATGGGCTAGTGGCATATAGCTCAAGTCTTGATTGCATAGGACCTATCACGCAAAATGTAGAAGACTGCGCGATTTTGCTTGATGCTATTAGTGGCTATGATGAGCTAGATTCTACAAGTGCCAAGCTCCCGCCATTACAGAGCTTCTCCAAGCTTGATAGGGATAAATGCTTTACCATAGCAGTGCTAAATGACTTCCTAAAAGATGCTGATCCGGCAATTGCTAAGGCGTATGAAGATACGATCAAGCTCCTAGAAAAAAGCGGGCATACCATAGTCCCAGCCACAATGCTTGATACAAGCTTGCATATCTCTACCTACTATATCATCTGCACCGCAGAAGCTAGCAGCAATCTCGCGCGCTTTGATGGTGTGCGCTATGGCAATCGCGTAGATTCTAGCGGACTCAAAGATTTATACATCAACACCCGCTCACAAGGCTTTGGCAGAGAGGTGAAAAATAGGATTCTACTAGGGAGCTTTGTGCTAAGTAGCGGCTACTATGATGCCTACTACCTAAAAGCCCAGAAAATGCGCTCTCTTATCAAGCAGCAATATGCCCAGATCTTTGAGCAAGCCGATCTTATCCTATCGCCTGTGTCTCCAAGTATCGCGCCTAAATTCCGCGCATCACAAAGCCCGCTTGAAATGTATCTAAGCGATATTTACACCATCGGGGTAAATCTAGCGGGGCTGCCTGCCATTAGCCTGCCTGTGGGCGAGTCTCAAGGGCTACCTATCGGTATGCAGCTAATTGGCAGAGCGTATGATGAGCAAAGCGTGCTTGACTGCGCTTATGGGCTAGAATCCCAGCTCGCCTAA